A portion of the Oxynema aestuarii AP17 genome contains these proteins:
- a CDS encoding ATP-binding protein yields MGIFSWRQGSLATKLTLAMTSVVIVAVGSVTWLSLRRQQLSFRQELQQQAAIWVEALDLATSDVLNPLDSQAIAKIADRLGEDGLLVSGRIYRQDGRAIADIYENQLLLSDPQVDPFGEKLIDSDQVVYEWYADRLIAGKAVLADGQPIGAVSIGLSTEPLQLKMVTVRNQGLLVAAIAASVGAAIAVLLGRSIIGPLQEITAATEEFAEGDLTRHITVNSRDELGVLANSFNRMAEELRDLIESMAQRAEALHQSEAKNIALLNAIPDLMFEFSHDGTFVDFKGGRGDTILRPAGELLRKTVSDVLPAQLAKLYLKYVERTLQTREIQVFEYEWFINNKRRHFEARFVVSGENEVLAIVRDVTEGKLAQFELEQAKEAAEAANHAKSVFLANMSHELRTPLNAILGYSDLLREEVEDLGYEDLLPDLQKIRQAGLHLLSIISDVLDISKLEAGQMTLYLENFDIATLIAEVRTTVEPLVQKKNNTLSIHLARDLDSMYADRTKVKQILLNLLSNAANFTEKGSIVVNVRQDSPPNPAEANPGETLLFFSVSDTGIGMTLEQQEHIFEAFTQADNSTTRKYGGTGLGLAISQRFCELMGGEIIVESEANVGSTFTMRLPKMVVAEGGNGE; encoded by the coding sequence ATGGGCATATTTAGCTGGAGACAAGGCTCCCTTGCCACCAAATTGACCCTAGCGATGACGAGTGTGGTCATTGTTGCTGTCGGTAGCGTCACCTGGCTATCCCTGCGCCGCCAACAACTCTCTTTTCGCCAAGAATTGCAACAACAAGCGGCGATTTGGGTCGAAGCATTGGATCTGGCTACTTCCGACGTTCTCAATCCCCTCGACAGTCAAGCGATCGCCAAGATCGCCGATCGCCTCGGAGAAGACGGACTGTTAGTGTCGGGACGGATTTATCGACAAGACGGACGGGCGATCGCCGATATTTACGAAAACCAATTACTCCTATCCGATCCCCAAGTAGATCCCTTCGGCGAAAAACTGATCGACAGCGACCAAGTCGTTTACGAATGGTACGCCGATCGCCTGATCGCCGGAAAAGCCGTTCTCGCCGACGGTCAGCCGATCGGCGCCGTCAGCATTGGCTTGTCTACGGAACCGCTTCAGCTCAAAATGGTGACCGTTCGCAATCAAGGGTTACTCGTCGCCGCGATCGCCGCTAGCGTCGGCGCCGCGATCGCCGTCCTCCTCGGGCGATCGATTATCGGACCGTTGCAAGAAATCACCGCCGCCACCGAAGAATTTGCCGAAGGCGACCTCACCCGTCACATTACCGTCAACAGTCGCGACGAACTCGGCGTCCTCGCCAATTCCTTCAACCGCATGGCGGAAGAATTGCGCGACCTGATCGAAAGTATGGCCCAAAGGGCCGAAGCGTTGCACCAAAGCGAAGCCAAAAATATCGCCCTCCTCAACGCCATTCCCGACTTAATGTTCGAGTTCAGCCACGACGGTACCTTCGTCGATTTTAAAGGCGGTCGCGGCGATACGATCCTACGACCTGCCGGAGAACTGTTACGTAAAACCGTTTCCGACGTTTTACCCGCCCAACTCGCCAAACTCTATCTAAAATACGTCGAGCGCACCCTACAAACCCGCGAAATTCAAGTTTTCGAGTACGAATGGTTTATTAACAACAAACGCCGCCATTTTGAGGCGCGCTTCGTCGTCAGTGGCGAAAACGAAGTGTTGGCGATCGTGCGCGATGTCACCGAAGGCAAACTCGCTCAATTCGAGCTAGAACAAGCCAAAGAAGCCGCCGAAGCCGCCAACCACGCTAAAAGCGTCTTTTTAGCCAACATGAGCCACGAACTACGAACCCCCCTCAATGCCATTCTCGGTTACAGCGACCTCTTGCGCGAAGAAGTCGAAGATTTAGGCTACGAGGACTTACTCCCGGACTTACAAAAAATCAGACAAGCGGGATTACATTTACTCTCGATCATCAGCGACGTTCTCGATATTTCCAAACTCGAAGCCGGACAGATGACCCTGTATCTGGAAAACTTCGATATTGCCACCCTGATCGCCGAAGTTAGAACGACTGTCGAGCCTTTAGTTCAGAAAAAAAATAACACCCTTTCCATTCACCTCGCCCGCGATTTGGACTCGATGTACGCCGATCGCACCAAAGTCAAACAAATCTTACTCAATTTACTCAGTAATGCGGCTAATTTCACCGAAAAAGGCTCGATCGTGGTCAACGTGCGTCAAGACAGCCCACCGAACCCTGCCGAAGCAAACCCAGGCGAGACTTTGCTGTTCTTTAGTGTCAGCGATACGGGAATTGGCATGACTTTAGAGCAACAAGAACATATTTTTGAAGCCTTTACTCAAGCGGATAACTCCACGACTCGCAAATATGGCGGAACGGGTTTGGGATTGGCGATCAGCCAGCGTTTTTGCGAACTGATGGGCGGTGAAATTATCGTCGAAAGTGAAGCGAATGTCGGTTCTACGTTTACGATGCGATTGCCGAAAATGGTGGTGGCAGAAGGCGGAAATGGGGAGTAG
- a CDS encoding ABC transporter permease has product MTTQPVPETGNAIAEFLQETTALTKRLFVQLQRRPSTLIAGIIQPLMWLILFGALFQNAPKGLFGESLNYLQFLGAGVIVFTAFAGALNAGLPVMFDREFGFLNRFLVAPLSTRFSIVVASAVYIVVLSFLQTGIILTAGALMGAGLPGGLGLAAIAVIIFLLVLGVTGLSLGLAFALPGHVELIAVIFVTNLPLLFASTALAPLSFMPKWLQVVATLNPLSYAIEPIRYLYLHPDWNLGSVVMHAPWGDVSFGGALLVLAAFATVLLASIQPLLRRTFA; this is encoded by the coding sequence ATGACGACTCAGCCCGTGCCAGAAACTGGAAATGCGATCGCCGAATTCTTGCAAGAAACGACGGCATTGACGAAACGGTTATTTGTCCAATTACAGCGCCGTCCTTCCACATTAATTGCTGGAATTATTCAACCGTTGATGTGGTTAATTTTGTTCGGGGCGTTGTTTCAAAATGCACCGAAAGGGTTATTTGGAGAAAGTTTAAATTACCTGCAATTTTTAGGGGCTGGGGTGATCGTATTTACGGCATTTGCCGGGGCGCTCAACGCCGGGTTACCCGTGATGTTCGATCGCGAATTCGGCTTTCTCAATCGATTTTTAGTCGCCCCCTTATCGACGCGCTTTTCGATCGTGGTAGCGTCGGCGGTTTACATTGTCGTTCTCAGTTTTCTGCAAACGGGAATTATTTTGACCGCCGGGGCGCTGATGGGGGCTGGATTGCCGGGAGGACTGGGATTAGCGGCGATCGCCGTGATTATTTTCTTACTCGTTCTCGGGGTAACCGGATTGAGTTTGGGGCTGGCGTTTGCGCTACCGGGTCACGTGGAATTGATCGCGGTGATTTTCGTGACGAATTTGCCGTTATTGTTTGCAAGTACGGCGCTAGCTCCCTTATCTTTTATGCCAAAATGGTTGCAGGTTGTGGCAACGCTCAATCCGTTGAGTTACGCGATCGAGCCGATTCGATATTTGTACTTGCATCCCGATTGGAATTTGGGCAGTGTGGTCATGCACGCGCCCTGGGGGGATGTCAGTTTTGGGGGTGCCTTGCTCGTGTTGGCGGCGTTCGCGACGGTATTGCTCGCCAGCATTCAGCCCCTTCTCAGAAGAACCTTTGCTTGA
- a CDS encoding ABC transporter ATP-binding protein has product MAPAVIVENLQKRYRDIEAVKDISFTIEPGEIFGLLGPNGAGKTTTIRCLCTLTSPDAGQLQVSGIDVVANPKAARQRLGYVAQEVALDKVLTGRELLELQAALYHIPRAAIGDRIKTMLSLLGLEEWADRQTGKYSGGLRKRLDLAAGLLHEPDVLVLDEPTVGLDIESRMAVWAFLRQLRDRGTTVLITSHYLEEIDALADRVAIIDRGVVIDTGTPSQLKDRVGGDRVTLRVREFSPLDEAEKVKSLLEPLPFVREVIINHAQGNSLNLVVEPQSDALISIQQALRDAGLPTFGIAQSRPSLDDVYLAATGQTLLDAELATAGTRDPKQERKQNMR; this is encoded by the coding sequence ATGGCACCTGCCGTTATTGTCGAAAACTTGCAGAAACGCTACCGCGATATCGAAGCGGTTAAAGATATCTCTTTTACCATCGAACCCGGGGAAATTTTCGGATTGCTCGGCCCCAACGGTGCCGGAAAAACGACCACGATCCGGTGTTTGTGTACTTTGACCTCGCCGGATGCGGGACAGTTGCAAGTCTCGGGAATCGACGTGGTCGCCAATCCGAAGGCGGCGCGGCAGCGTTTGGGTTACGTAGCGCAGGAAGTCGCCCTCGATAAAGTGCTGACGGGTCGAGAACTGCTCGAATTGCAAGCGGCGCTTTACCATATTCCCCGGGCGGCGATCGGCGATCGCATCAAAACGATGTTGAGTTTGCTCGGTTTAGAAGAATGGGCCGACCGTCAAACCGGGAAATATTCCGGCGGATTGCGCAAGCGCTTGGATTTGGCGGCGGGATTGCTGCACGAACCGGACGTGTTAGTGCTCGACGAACCCACCGTGGGATTAGATATTGAAAGCCGGATGGCAGTCTGGGCCTTTTTGCGGCAATTGCGCGATCGCGGGACGACGGTGTTAATTACCAGTCATTATTTAGAAGAAATCGACGCTTTAGCCGATCGCGTCGCCATTATCGATCGCGGCGTCGTCATCGATACGGGAACCCCATCCCAACTCAAAGATCGGGTCGGGGGCGATCGGGTCACCTTGCGCGTTCGCGAGTTTTCCCCCCTCGACGAAGCCGAAAAAGTCAAATCTTTACTCGAACCCTTACCTTTCGTGCGCGAAGTGATTATCAACCACGCCCAAGGGAACTCGTTAAATCTGGTGGTCGAACCGCAAAGCGACGCACTGATCTCGATCCAACAAGCCTTACGCGATGCGGGATTGCCGACGTTTGGAATCGCTCAATCGCGCCCCAGTCTCGACGATGTTTATTTAGCCGCCACGGGTCAAACTTTACTCGATGCGGAATTAGCCACCGCCGGAACCCGGGATCCGAAACAGGAACGCAAACAGAATATGCGTTAA
- a CDS encoding sensor histidine kinase: protein MPADSPALDDAIAALPLATPDMLLLDVIGLMLEFPEGSERGSALGGCAIAIAESKRVGMFTERDVVRWSAKGLDFQRTTLAQVMGAPVETVRRSQLGDLFGVLALMRDRAIQYLPVVEDDDTVLGAIALETIRQILQPCYLFNVRSVAQAIAETPSTAPPNASILELTRVMADRPTECVVICDRLEQLDRPARPLPVGIVTERDILRLQHLQWDLRSTRADRVMSAPLIGIRPEESLWCAHERMQQHRIRHVTVTGDRGELLGVLTQSQLLQGFDPQTIYETMQQLGEQLEGERSERRRLEAELHKIAIQEQELGELKSRFTSMVTHEFRNPLTTILYSTQLLETFGHRATEEKKRSYLLRIRRTAQYMNQLIEDLLVIGGSDEAKLEFNPKPLALDEVCQDLIEQQHLSDGGRNPISFEIEGDRDEVCMDEKLLRYIFTNLLANACKYSPKGMLVEFHVACEDERAIFYLSDRGIGIPPEECDRLFDPFYRATNVGNIPGTGLGLSMVKRCVESHYGTIAVESEVGVGTRFIVTLPLGPISEVDRQTPSVALEQNSLERKPS, encoded by the coding sequence GTGCCTGCTGACAGTCCAGCTTTAGATGATGCCATTGCCGCTTTGCCCCTCGCGACCCCGGACATGCTCCTGCTCGATGTTATCGGACTGATGCTGGAGTTCCCGGAAGGGTCGGAACGGGGATCGGCACTGGGGGGGTGCGCGATCGCGATCGCCGAGTCGAAGCGGGTGGGGATGTTTACCGAGCGAGATGTGGTGCGCTGGAGTGCCAAAGGACTCGATTTTCAACGGACGACTTTAGCGCAAGTAATGGGCGCTCCGGTGGAGACGGTCCGCCGATCGCAGTTGGGGGATCTGTTCGGCGTGTTGGCGCTGATGCGCGATCGCGCGATTCAGTATCTCCCGGTCGTTGAAGATGACGACACCGTTCTCGGAGCGATCGCCCTCGAAACGATTCGCCAAATTTTGCAACCGTGCTATCTATTTAACGTGCGATCCGTGGCGCAAGCGATCGCCGAAACCCCCTCCACCGCGCCGCCGAACGCCTCGATCCTGGAGCTGACGCGGGTCATGGCCGATCGCCCCACGGAATGCGTCGTCATCTGCGATCGGCTCGAACAGCTCGATCGCCCGGCGCGACCGCTCCCCGTCGGGATCGTGACCGAACGGGATATCCTCCGCCTACAACACCTCCAATGGGATTTACGCTCTACCCGGGCCGACCGAGTGATGAGCGCCCCTTTAATCGGGATCCGTCCCGAGGAGTCCTTATGGTGCGCTCACGAACGGATGCAACAGCACCGCATCCGCCATGTAACCGTCACGGGCGATCGCGGCGAACTGCTCGGCGTCCTCACTCAAAGCCAGTTGCTGCAAGGGTTCGACCCCCAGACGATTTACGAAACCATGCAACAGCTCGGCGAGCAGTTAGAAGGCGAACGGAGCGAGCGTCGCCGTCTCGAAGCCGAACTGCACAAAATCGCGATTCAAGAGCAAGAACTCGGCGAACTCAAATCCCGCTTTACCTCGATGGTCACCCACGAGTTTCGCAATCCCCTGACGACCATTTTATATTCGACGCAGTTATTAGAAACCTTCGGTCATCGGGCGACGGAGGAGAAAAAACGCAGTTATTTACTGCGTATTCGGCGCACGGCGCAATATATGAATCAGTTAATTGAGGATTTGCTCGTGATTGGCGGGTCCGATGAAGCCAAACTGGAGTTTAATCCCAAACCGCTCGCTTTAGACGAAGTTTGTCAGGATTTGATCGAACAGCAGCATTTGAGCGACGGGGGACGCAATCCGATTTCGTTTGAAATTGAAGGAGATCGCGATGAAGTCTGTATGGATGAAAAATTACTGCGCTACATTTTTACAAATTTACTCGCCAATGCTTGCAAGTATTCGCCAAAAGGAATGCTCGTCGAGTTTCACGTCGCCTGTGAAGACGAGCGGGCGATTTTTTATTTGAGCGATCGCGGTATCGGGATCCCTCCGGAAGAGTGCGATCGCCTCTTCGACCCGTTCTATCGCGCTACCAATGTCGGCAATATCCCCGGTACCGGATTGGGATTGAGCATGGTCAAACGCTGCGTCGAGTCCCATTACGGCACGATCGCCGTCGAAAGTGAAGTCGGGGTCGGTACCCGCTTTATCGTCACCCTTCCCCTCGGCCCGATCTCGGAGGTGGATCGTCAAACTCCCTCGGTTGCACTCGAGCAGAATTCACTCGAACGCAAACCCTCGTGA
- a CDS encoding 2Fe-2S iron-sulfur cluster-binding protein has product MSVKIRFIPDDITVEAQVGEPLLEVADRAGISIPTGCLMGSCHACEVEVDDGEMICACISGVPPGKSEITISLYVDPTW; this is encoded by the coding sequence GTGAGTGTCAAAATTCGATTTATCCCGGATGATATTACCGTTGAAGCTCAAGTGGGAGAACCGTTATTAGAAGTGGCCGATCGCGCGGGCATTTCGATCCCCACCGGATGTTTGATGGGGTCTTGTCATGCCTGTGAAGTCGAAGTCGATGACGGCGAAATGATTTGCGCGTGTATTTCCGGGGTTCCCCCGGGAAAATCGGAAATCACAATTAGTTTGTATGTCGATCCGACTTGGTAA
- the cobQ gene encoding cobyric acid synthase CobQ has translation MKAIMVVGTTSHAGKSLVATALCRILSRRGWRVAPFKGQNMALNAYVTATGGEIGYAQALQAWAAGVTPEVDMNPILLKPQGDMTSQVIVHGKAQGRINALDYYEKFIDIGWQAIADSLKRLSAEFDLIVCEGAGSPAEINLKHRDLTNMRVAKHLNAPTILVVDIDRGGAFAHVVGTLELLDPDERELIRGVVINKFRGRRSLLDSGITWLEERTGIPVLGVIPWIDEVFPAEDSLSLVDRPSRKGRTDLTIAVIRLPRISNFTDFDPLEAEPTVTVEYVSPKQSLNYPDAVIVPGSKATIPDLLLLKKTGMAEQLQNYVTAGGTIFGICGGFQMLGEMLADPEGVEGQEGRFEGLNLLPVKTIITPHKIARQRLVTSQYPYEGLPVSGYEIHQGRSQFGTSNGVKNLFDDPSLGMVDQEQSVWGTYLHGIFDNGPWRRAWLNRLRHQRGLKALPTGIPNYREQRESLLDRLADVVQSHVNLKPLL, from the coding sequence ATGAAAGCAATTATGGTAGTGGGAACCACCTCCCACGCCGGAAAATCCCTCGTTGCAACGGCATTGTGCCGCATTCTCTCCCGTCGGGGATGGCGGGTCGCCCCGTTCAAGGGACAAAATATGGCCTTGAACGCCTACGTCACGGCAACAGGGGGCGAGATCGGTTACGCGCAAGCCTTGCAAGCTTGGGCGGCGGGAGTGACGCCAGAAGTGGACATGAACCCGATTTTATTAAAACCCCAGGGAGATATGACCTCCCAAGTCATCGTCCACGGCAAAGCCCAAGGGAGAATTAACGCCCTAGACTACTACGAAAAGTTTATCGATATTGGCTGGCAGGCGATCGCGGATTCGCTCAAACGACTCAGTGCAGAATTCGATTTAATCGTTTGCGAAGGGGCCGGAAGTCCCGCCGAAATCAACCTCAAACACCGGGATCTCACCAACATGCGGGTGGCGAAACACCTCAACGCCCCCACGATCCTCGTCGTCGATATCGATCGCGGCGGCGCCTTCGCCCATGTCGTCGGGACCCTCGAACTCCTCGATCCCGACGAACGGGAACTGATTCGCGGCGTCGTCATCAACAAATTTCGCGGGCGGCGATCGTTGTTGGACTCCGGCATCACCTGGCTCGAAGAACGCACCGGGATCCCCGTCCTCGGCGTCATTCCCTGGATCGACGAAGTCTTCCCCGCCGAAGACTCCCTCAGTTTAGTCGATCGCCCCTCGCGCAAAGGACGCACCGATCTGACCATTGCCGTAATCCGCCTGCCGCGTATTTCCAACTTTACCGACTTCGACCCCCTCGAAGCCGAACCCACCGTCACCGTCGAATATGTCAGCCCCAAACAGTCTTTAAACTATCCCGACGCAGTCATCGTCCCCGGGTCCAAAGCCACCATCCCCGATTTACTCCTGCTCAAAAAAACCGGAATGGCAGAACAACTGCAAAACTACGTCACTGCAGGCGGTACCATTTTCGGTATTTGTGGCGGCTTTCAAATGCTCGGCGAAATGTTAGCCGATCCCGAAGGCGTCGAAGGACAAGAAGGACGATTTGAAGGCTTAAATTTACTCCCGGTCAAAACCATTATCACCCCGCATAAAATCGCCCGCCAACGGCTCGTCACCTCCCAATATCCTTACGAAGGCTTGCCCGTTTCCGGCTATGAAATCCACCAAGGTCGCTCCCAATTTGGCACCTCCAACGGCGTCAAAAACCTGTTTGACGATCCCAGTTTGGGCATGGTAGACCAAGAACAATCGGTGTGGGGAACCTACCTGCACGGCATTTTCGATAACGGTCCGTGGCGACGCGCTTGGTTGAACCGCCTACGCCACCAGCGCGGGCTGAAAGCTTTACCCACGGGCATTCCCAACTATCGAGAACAACGCGAAAGCTTGTTAGACCGATTGGCGGACGTGGTACAGTCTCATGTAAATTTAAAACCGCTATTGTAG
- a CDS encoding Npun_F0494 family protein, with protein MKAVESQPAQSIAYPPRTVTRARRALACSPFTRVLFEAMKTDSVPLSAIASESGIQQNYTRRAIAELRVENDLMWLIQVGVLRREVDGQGITDSFRLTPLGRQLIDRQDADAVNWGAPGWCDRLYNAGARWLRLPF; from the coding sequence ATGAAAGCTGTCGAATCTCAACCCGCTCAGTCCATTGCGTATCCGCCGCGTACCGTTACTCGGGCTAGACGGGCACTGGCGTGTTCTCCGTTCACCCGGGTACTGTTCGAGGCGATGAAAACTGACAGCGTTCCCCTCAGCGCGATCGCCTCGGAATCGGGGATCCAACAGAACTATACCCGACGGGCGATCGCCGAACTGCGGGTCGAAAATGACCTGATGTGGCTCATTCAAGTCGGCGTATTGCGCCGGGAAGTAGACGGACAGGGAATTACCGACAGTTTTCGTCTGACCCCCCTCGGACGGCAACTGATCGATCGCCAGGACGCAGATGCGGTGAATTGGGGGGCGCCGGGTTGGTGCGATCGCCTCTATAATGCTGGCGCTCGTTGGCTGCGTCTACCGTTCTAA
- a CDS encoding peroxiredoxin, translating into MSLSVGTTAPDFTAKDTNGNTVNLTDFKGKTLILYFYPKDDTPGCTKEAQSFRDAYNEYQSKDIAVLGVSMDDEESHKKFTEKYNIPFPLLADSDGTLTKAYDVEGGGYAKRVTYVIDGDGKITQVYEGSNLKTDTHAADILAAMA; encoded by the coding sequence ATGTCTTTATCAGTCGGAACCACCGCACCGGATTTCACCGCCAAAGACACCAACGGTAACACGGTCAACCTCACTGACTTCAAGGGCAAAACCTTGATTTTGTACTTCTACCCCAAAGACGACACCCCCGGTTGCACGAAAGAAGCCCAAAGCTTCCGCGATGCGTACAACGAATATCAAAGCAAAGACATCGCAGTTCTCGGCGTCAGCATGGATGACGAAGAATCCCACAAAAAATTTACCGAGAAATATAATATTCCCTTCCCCTTACTCGCCGACAGCGACGGTACCCTAACCAAAGCTTACGACGTCGAAGGCGGCGGCTACGCCAAACGGGTCACCTACGTCATCGATGGCGACGGCAAAATCACCCAAGTCTACGAAGGATCTAACCTCAAAACCGACACCCACGCCGCCGACATCCTCGCCGCAATGGCCTAA
- a CDS encoding C39 family peptidase, with amino-acid sequence MTVADSLSLEVLHDTFFKATPAPSTTLSDRHKAQIPKGRSFGVSRYTVEGDRVKIELNTDVEPLGRFGYFYKPHVQLVKAEQTQRVTVDNVPDPPPGFCQLWVAQTTKIKTKPEDSIQLSAHQQAELLQGQTFLTFGHTSFANHFRIMLRDPIPGFGQIGYVYKDHVKLKKDGEWIEYNPNATNLSILKTTVIKKRPVDSSTLSAADRYTLPIGSVYGVVAYSSEAGHLKVSLSENLPGFGNTGYLYADFVRLLRGETPLSAVSDRTPSPEDPLTYTGPKEVLVKQAVTLTGNFDPQSISAIAVVAEDKYPLKVELDRDAGTWRVVLSNGFNTAGLRWLRLRGADSNNQLVSSEIIYITVSTQATTVGEPLRLRVEQNTWFKVAPLDSQQLADEQKVMVKGGTTFSVSRYGLVDGHLKVNLDPAVNPVGSFGYFYEGHVELTKGEKVLRFDIEDVPDTNLTAKMLVTRTTFIKARPVDSSMLNASQKADLKLGTTYGITGYACTEGHFRVTLTNSIPGFGNVGYIYWQHVQIKKNNDVIPYEPDALTITIRETTAFKKRPISAANLGPTEKTTLNLGRVYGVASYAIEDNHLKVSLTEEFPQFGNTGYIYPPHVLMRRGSRAFDPLPDRIELNVPYFSQRDNPRYYWSTCNVTSIAMVFYYYGVRSKWGGQLEDELLQWCFNYAGEGSQTNHSVLSALIRAYGFKHQFVTTARWSDVKNELINRRPVVIAGYFTATGHILTIIGFNSRGYIVQDPWGDALTGYSYTEGRKLLYPYGYMDEVCGPEGNIWIHTIAQ; translated from the coding sequence ATGACGGTGGCGGACTCTCTCTCTTTAGAAGTGCTGCACGATACCTTTTTTAAAGCGACTCCGGCGCCTTCGACGACCTTGAGCGATCGCCACAAAGCCCAAATCCCCAAAGGTCGCTCCTTCGGGGTCAGTCGCTATACCGTGGAAGGCGATCGTGTCAAAATCGAACTCAACACCGATGTCGAACCCCTCGGACGGTTTGGATACTTCTACAAACCTCACGTTCAACTGGTCAAAGCCGAACAAACCCAGCGCGTTACCGTCGATAACGTTCCCGACCCCCCGCCGGGATTCTGTCAGTTGTGGGTCGCCCAAACCACTAAAATTAAAACCAAACCGGAAGATTCGATCCAACTGAGCGCCCACCAACAAGCCGAACTCCTCCAAGGACAAACCTTTTTAACCTTCGGTCATACCTCCTTCGCCAACCACTTTCGCATCATGTTGCGCGACCCGATCCCGGGATTCGGACAAATTGGCTACGTCTATAAAGATCACGTCAAACTCAAAAAAGACGGAGAATGGATCGAATACAATCCCAACGCCACGAATTTAAGCATTCTCAAAACCACGGTGATTAAAAAACGCCCCGTGGATTCGAGTACCTTAAGTGCGGCAGATCGATACACTCTTCCCATCGGTTCGGTGTATGGGGTCGTCGCATATTCCTCGGAAGCGGGCCATCTGAAAGTATCGCTGAGTGAAAATTTACCCGGTTTCGGCAATACGGGCTATCTTTATGCCGATTTCGTGCGCTTGTTACGCGGCGAAACGCCCCTATCGGCGGTGAGCGATCGCACTCCCTCCCCGGAAGACCCGTTGACCTATACCGGACCGAAAGAAGTTCTAGTCAAACAAGCGGTTACCTTAACCGGAAACTTCGACCCGCAAAGCATTAGTGCGATCGCCGTCGTCGCCGAAGACAAATATCCCCTCAAAGTCGAACTCGATCGCGACGCCGGAACTTGGCGCGTCGTACTCAGCAATGGCTTTAACACCGCCGGACTGCGCTGGTTGCGCTTGCGCGGCGCCGACAGCAATAACCAACTCGTTTCCTCGGAAATCATCTACATCACCGTCAGTACCCAAGCGACCACCGTCGGCGAACCCCTACGCTTGCGCGTCGAACAAAATACTTGGTTTAAAGTCGCCCCCCTCGATTCCCAACAACTGGCGGACGAACAAAAAGTAATGGTCAAAGGGGGCACCACCTTTAGCGTCAGTCGATACGGACTGGTAGACGGACACCTGAAAGTCAACCTCGATCCCGCCGTCAATCCCGTGGGGTCGTTCGGTTACTTTTACGAAGGTCATGTCGAACTGACCAAAGGGGAAAAAGTCCTGCGCTTCGACATCGAGGACGTTCCGGATACCAACTTGACGGCGAAAATGTTGGTCACCCGAACCACTTTTATTAAAGCCCGTCCGGTGGATTCGTCGATGCTCAATGCCAGTCAAAAAGCCGATTTAAAATTAGGAACGACTTACGGAATTACCGGATATGCCTGTACCGAAGGGCATTTTCGCGTCACTCTGACCAACTCGATTCCCGGTTTTGGCAATGTCGGTTATATTTACTGGCAACACGTCCAAATTAAGAAGAATAACGATGTCATTCCCTACGAACCGGACGCGCTGACGATTACGATTCGCGAGACGACGGCGTTTAAAAAGCGCCCGATTTCGGCGGCGAACCTCGGTCCGACGGAGAAAACTACCCTCAATCTGGGGCGAGTTTACGGGGTGGCGAGTTACGCGATCGAAGACAATCACCTCAAGGTCTCGCTGACGGAAGAGTTTCCTCAATTCGGCAATACGGGATATATTTATCCGCCTCACGTGTTGATGCGTCGCGGGAGTCGGGCGTTCGATCCGCTTCCGGATCGGATCGAGCTCAACGTCCCTTATTTCTCCCAACGGGATAACCCGCGTTACTATTGGTCTACTTGTAATGTAACCTCGATCGCCATGGTGTTTTATTACTACGGCGTGCGATCGAAGTGGGGCGGACAGCTTGAAGACGAGTTGCTCCAGTGGTGTTTCAACTATGCCGGAGAAGGCTCGCAAACCAATCACAGCGTGCTTTCGGCGCTGATTCGCGCTTACGGCTTCAAGCATCAATTCGTGACGACGGCGCGCTGGTCCGACGTCAAAAACGAGCTGATTAACCGCCGTCCGGTGGTGATTGCCGGATACTTTACGGCGACGGGACATATTCTCACGATTATCGGTTTTAACAGTCGGGGGTACATCGTACAAGATCCCTGGGGCGATGCCCTGACGGGATATAGTTATACGGAAGGGCGGAAGTTACTTTATCCCTACGGATACATGGATGAGGTGTGCGGTCCCGAGGGGAATATTTGGATTCATACGATCGCCCAATAA